In the genome of Lactuca sativa cultivar Salinas chromosome 3, Lsat_Salinas_v11, whole genome shotgun sequence, the window GCCCACAAACAATACACACGGCGCAAACACAACCAGTTATAATCATTTTCAAACAAATGAATATGATTACGGAAATAGAAAAAGTACTATACAGAAAAAGATGAGTATAATGTTTGTCCACAATGGACTAGAAGCAGAGCCTCACCAATAAAAAGCAGCGGCagtataaaaaatgaaaaataaaaaataaacaaccAACTTCTAGTCAAAACGATTTTTCTTAGACGAACGGGTGTGGGCAACGCGCATGACGCGTTATCTTACGTGGCATACGTCCTTAACGGCGCCATGGCGGAGAACACCGCCCCAGGGTCGCGTTAAGGCGCGTTACGCCACGGCGCGTTATGGTGACAACGGGCGATAACGGGTATTTTCTTTTTTTTCGACATAATTTTGACCGTTCGAAAACAAACGgtaacataaaaaaaaatcaacttttatatatatactatatcaaatcatatttctttcatttttaccTACAAAATTCTCTACATATTTCTTTCaatatttcaaaaccaaaatatgAATGAATTTGATCCGGCCCATCCGTATAACGATGATAACGACGAAGATGATTTGTTCGTGAGTATGATGTACCAGTATTATACAGGCAGCCTAGTACAGCCAGATCCAGCTCCATTACTCACGCGACATGCAACGTTAAATAGAGATCGCGAGGAAAGGCATAGACGACTAGTTAACGATTACTTTGCGGAAAATTGTGTCTACCAACCAAGCGATTTCAAAAAAAGATTTCGTTTGCGAAAAACTGTTTTTGAAAGGATCGCCAACAATATGGAAGCAAGGTATCATTTGTTTCaacttttattatttataaaacgtcacttttaaataaatatagatataatTTTTACGTGTTTACTATTTATTTAGGTATCGTTTGTTTACTATATATTTAGGTAtcgtttgtttcaatttttataatttataaaatgttacttttagataaaaataaatataatttttacgtgtttaatatttatttaggtATGAATTTTTCCAAATGAGATATGATGCTTGAGGCAAACGAGGCTTCACAGGGTTGCAAAAATGTGTTGCTGCAATTAAACTTATGACAATGGGGGAGTCGCCCGATTCTATTGACGATTACATGAGAATGTCTGAGAGGATCGCACGAGAAAGTTTGTATTTATTGGCAAGAGGTGTTGTCGAAACCTTCAATGAACAATACTCGCACAAACCTTCGTTGCATGATATGCAACAATTATATGCGGCGCATGAAGAAAGACATGGTTTTCCGGGTATGCTTGGGAGCATTGACTGCACACACTGGAAATGGAGAAATTGCCCTGTGGCGTGGAAAGGCCAGTATTCGAGCAGTCATCATGGAGCGCCTTCGTTGGTATTAGAGGCTATTGCTTCAcaagatttatggatttggcATGCTTTTTTCAGGGTTGCGGGTTCTAACAACGACGTCAACGTTCTCGATGATCAATCACCGATATTTGACGATCTTTTGTCAGGAAAAGCCTCAAATGCTCCTTTCACAGTGAATGGAAATGAATATAAGTTCGGGTATTACCTTACAGATGGAATATATCCACAATATTCTACGTTTGTGAAGGCGTTTCGACACCCAATAGATCCAAGGGACAAATATTTCAAGAGACGACAAGAAGGAGCGCGTAAGGACGTTGAACGTGCTTTTGGGGTTTTGAAATCAAAATGGCACATTGTTGAACATGCGGCGAGACCTTATGAGTTAGATACTCTACGATatatcatgtatgcatgtatcgTAATGCATAACATGGTTGTCGAAGATAAAGGACGCAATATTGCAACATATTCTCTTATGGAACCAAGACATGTGCAATTTCAACTAGGGACATCAGAATATTTACATAGAGTGGTTGATATTCAAGATTAACGAAAACACAAGCAACTCCGTGAAGACTTGGCGGATTACATCTATGTTGGTcacgaagatgaagatgaatagTTTTAGGGCAAAAATGTAGGTTTTATcatctttttttgtttttgtttttttaggtttttaaatgtttttgtgttttgtcgtaatttttttaatgttgtttttaatttaagatttattaaaattttattttttacctttcaaatgtaaataaataaaaaaacaaattcgaaatatagaaaaaaaaacatcaaaaataaataaaaaataaaatagaaaataattgGTGTTATCACATGTTATTAGATGTTGCCCATTTCCACCttgggtgttataacaccatgtaTGAGTAGGATGCTGACATAGCACCTTTTGGGTGTGGTAACATGTGATAACATGTTACCCACACCTAGTAGTCTTATAGACCCACATCAAATAAAGATACAAACCACCTTTTTCATCCCCTTACTCCTATTATTCAAATGCATGGTAATATATAACGAAATGTAATAGTTTTATTGATAAACACAACAAGGCCACATTCATCCATACATCTCATACAACTAGCAAAAAGTTATTTCAAAGATCCCTAAAACATAACATGAACAAACACAAAACCGCCTTAACGACCACGACCGCCACCCTgaccaccaataccaccaccaccgccacgaACGATTTCATTCTCGAGCGTGGTCACGTACCTACGCAATTCTGAGTTCTCACTAACCAAACACTGAACTTCTTTGCAGTAAAACCCCTCATAAGCAGCGAGGAGTTGGTGATAACGCTCTAGAGAGTCAGCAAAATGAT includes:
- the LOC111911366 gene encoding protein ALP1-like, whose protein sequence is MGESPDSIDDYMRMSERIARESLYLLARGVVETFNEQYSHKPSLHDMQQLYAAHEERHGFPGMLGSIDCTHWKWRNCPVAWKGQYSSSHHGAPSLVLEAIASQDLWIWHAFFRVAGSNNDVNVLDDQSPIFDDLLSGKASNAPFTVNGNEYKFGYYLTDGIYPQYSTFVKAFRHPIDPRDKYFKRRQEGARKDVERAFGVLKSKWHIVEHAARPYELDTLRYIMYACIVMHNMVVEDKGRNIATYSLMEPRHVQFQLGTSEYLHRVVDIQD